The Seriola aureovittata isolate HTS-2021-v1 ecotype China chromosome 2, ASM2101889v1, whole genome shotgun sequence genome has a segment encoding these proteins:
- the sys1 gene encoding protein SYS1 homolog, producing MASHFRSYIWDPVLIISQIVLMQCIYYSFLGLWLAGVDSLVQTSRSLDQIFSYEALGFATMQGRLSMMAFILNSLTCALGLWFFIRRGKQCLDFTVTVHFFHMIGCWIYNAHLPAALSWWLVNVACMALMAVIGEYLCMRTELRAIPVNSGPKSNL from the exons ATGGCCAGTCACTTCCGTAGCTACATTTGGGACCCGGTCCTCATTATTTCTCAGATTGTGTTGATGCAGTGCATCTACTACAGCTTCTTGGGCCTGTGGTTGGCTGGAGTGGACAGTCTGGTGCAAACTAGTCGGTCACTGGACCAGATCTTCAGCTATGAA GCACTTGGCTTTGCAACAATGCAAGGAAGGCTCTCAATGATGGCATTCATCTTGAACTCTCTCACCTG CGCCCTTGGTCTGTGGTTCTTCATCCGTCGAGGGAAACAGTGTCTAGACTTCACAGTCACTGTGCACTTCTTCCACATGATCGGCTGCTGGATCTATAACGCTCATCTCCCAGCTGCCCTGTCCTGGTGGCTCGTCAATGTAGCATGCATGGCCTTGATGGCTGTTATTGGAGAGTACTTGTGCATGCGGACTGAGCTCAGGGCCATTCCAGTCAATAGTGGACCTAAATCTAATCTGTGA
- the LOC130176268 gene encoding protein S100-B-like: MLFQMKPSKKSMSELENGMVNIIRVFHKYTGHKCKLRKAELKSLIDNEMSHFIMKIQESETLDELFADLDQNGDLEIDFKEFITLIAMVTSACHELFIPNPHGAGCSPQKSPIGSQPKYEPPTE, from the exons ATGCTTTTTCAGATGAAG CCCTCAAAGAAGAGTATGTCTGAGCTGGAGAATGGCATGGTCAATATTATCCGAGTTTTCCACAAATACACGGGTCACAAGTGCAAGCTGAGGAAAGCTGAGCTTAAATCGCTTATCGACAATGAGATGAGTCATTTCATAATG AAAATCCAAGAGAGTGAAACTCTGGATGAGCTCTTTGCGGACCTCGACCAGAACGGAGACCTGGAGATTGACTTCAAAGAGTTCATCACCCTCATCGCCATGGTCACCTCAGCTTGCCATGAACTCTTCATCCCCAATCCCCATG GAGCCGGCTGCAGTCCCCAGAAGAGTCCCATTGGCTCACAGCCCAAATATGAACCCCCAACTGAATGA
- the LOC130176263 gene encoding bile acid-CoA:amino acid N-acyltransferase-like — protein MSLLEGHVSPGEGQSTELAAVTTERWYTAPGVKRIKIRQNGIVGTLFLPPGPGPFPAMLDLWGMGGALVEYRSALFASRGYASLSIAYIGHKELPGPQNRINVGASYFNSAFDLLRDHRQVCADRVGIIGLSFGVYLALRIATETGAKPSCLICINGPIGSAIRLSDADGRTENFEGQQKYWTYNDQGHVSFRDISLPANLPPESKVKLENLACPLMYIVGEDDLSASSIENANLIEETLRAADKSQLFTRLSYPGAGHLIEPPYSPNSRISLWSVKPKKLITLWGGHLAPHAAAQEDAWKKILDFMENNLRR, from the exons ATGTCCTTACTGGAGGGGCATGTGTCGCCCGGTGAGGGACAGAGCACTGAGCTGGCTGCTGTAACCACTGAGCGCTGGTACACGGCACCGGGCGTAAAGAGAATAAAGATTCGGCAAAATGGAATTGTAGGGACGTTGTTCTTACCCCCTG GTCCGGGCCCATTTCCAGCCATGTTGGACCTGTGGGGAATGGGTGGAGCGCTGGTCGAGTACCGCTCGGCCCTGTTTGCATCAAGAGGTTATGCCAGCTTGTCCATTGCCTACATAGGGCACAAAGAATTACCTGGCCCACAAAACCGCATCAATGTCGGGGCTTCATATTTCAAT TCAGCCTTCGACCTACTTCGGGATCATCGTCAGGTCTGTGCCGACAGAGTTGGTATCATCGGTCTGTCATTTGGAGTTTACCTAGCTCTTCGAATTGCCACTGAGACTGGTGCCAAA CCATCTTGTTTGATTTGTATCAACGGGCCAATAGGAAGTGCCATCAGGCTCTCAGATGCAGACGGCAGGACGGAAAACTTTGAAGG acAACAGAAATATTGGACGTATAATGATCAAGGCCATGTCAGTTTCAGAGACATCTCCTTGCCTGCTAACCTTCCTCCTGAGAGCAAAGTGAAG ctaGAGAACCTCGCCTGCCCATTAATGTACATAGTGGGAGAAGATGACCTGAGCGCTTCAAGCATAGAGAACGCAAACCTG ATCGAGGAGACCCTGAGGGCTGCAGATAAATCCCAGCTTTTCACTCGTTTGTCCTACCCTGGTGCTGGTCACCTGATTGAACCACCTTACTCACCAAATTCAAGAATCTCATTATGGAGCGTCAAACCAAAAAAAT TGATCACTCTGTGGGGAGGTCATCTCGCGCCCCACGCTGCTGCCCAGGAAGATGCCTGGAAGAAGATCCTCGATTTTATGGAAAACAATCTGAGAAGATGA
- the inpp1 gene encoding inositol polyphosphate 1-phosphatase — MADLLRLLLRVAEKAANVARVCRQEAPLFQLLVQEKTGDDKNKKFVQDFKTLADVVIQEMIRHDVGAQFPEMAGFIHGEESNKFENGLGESVTVTVCGTEEETAALLAAVLDGDHTAASLLARAIHQNPANIDSSTDGLTVPLSPSELGIWIDPIDATSQYIEGREEVLEKGHLSPSGLHCALVLIGVYLRSTGEPVMGVINQPFNYKDPSGGGWRGKHFWGVSCGDINVCSLSRPKGNSESGRGLSVVLSSSEKQVVKESLTSLCSPEQLVYASGAGYKILCVIQGLADVYVLSEGSTFKWDSCAPHALLRALGGGVVDLTKSLQSSSGSQDHQTELTYHQPYAECKGADRWANHGGLVAYRDCSQLRSIVAALKGKL, encoded by the exons ATGGCTGatctgctgaggctgctgctgcgggTGGCTGAGAAAGCGGCTAACGTGGCTCGGGTCTGCAGGCAGGAGGCTCCTCTCTTTCAGCTCCTCGTACAAGAGAAGACCGGAGATGACAAGAACAAGAAGTTCGTCCAGGACTTCAAGACTCTCGCTGATGTGGTGATCCAGGAGATGATCCGACATGACGTTGGTGCTCAG TTCCCTGAAATGGCTGGCTTCATTCATGGAGAGGAGTCcaacaagtttgaaaatgggcttg GAGAGAGTGTGACCGTCACAGTGTGCGGTACAGAAGAGGAAACCGCAGCGCTGCTGGCCGCGGTGCTGGATGGAGACCACACGGCGGCGTCTCTGCTGGCTCGAGCCATCCACCAAAACCCGGCGAACATCGACAGCAGCACTGATGGTCTGACGGTGCCCCTCAGCCCCTCTGAGCTCGGCATCTGGATCGACCCCATAG atgCCACCAGCCAGTACAtagagggcagagaggaggtgCTGGAGAAGGGTCACCTGTCTCCTTCTGGTCTGCACTGCGCTTTGGTTCTGATCGGGGTTTACCTCCGGAGCACAGGCGAGCCTGTCATGGGCGTCATCAACCAACCATTCAACTACAAAGATCCCTCAGGTGGAGG CTGGAGAGGGAAGCACTTCTGGGGTGTGTCCTGTGGCGACATCAACGTCTGCTCGCTGTCCCGGCCCAAAGGTAACTCTGAAAGCGGGCGAGGTCTCTCTGTGGTGCTAAGCTCCAGTGAGAAGCAGGTAGTAAAGGAATCCCTGACCTCACTGTGCAGCCCCGAGCAGCTGGTCTACGCCTCTGGAGCCGGCTACAAGATCCTGTGCGTCATTCAGGGCCTTGCTGACGTCTACGTCCTCTCAGAGGGCAGCACCTTTAAGTGGGACTCGTGCGCCCCTCATGCCCTGCTCCGAGCGCTCGGAGGAGGAGTGGTGGACCTGACTAAGAGTCTGCAGTCCAGCTCTGGATCACAGGATCACCAGACAGAACTGACCTATCACCAGCCTTACGCTGAGTGTAAAGGAGCCGACCGCTGGGCTAACCATGGCGGCCTGGTGGCTTATCGAGACTGTTCTCAGCTCCGCAGCATCGTCGCGGCCCTGAAAGGCAAGCTGTAG
- the dnajc14 gene encoding dnaJ homolog subfamily C member 14, with translation MEREAAEKEMDGVTDTDEEIPDGDSTLVTKSSQCETRETDDDSEQEDKTACLKSQDTPNPATPQDSGLGETEYCGSTEAKEETEEASDGFEHDSAADHENSQFISQEEDETVREQHMNGESGWRNVGSGRRFRLKSSGSFSEQSSQSAVASIQKGNVLSSGGRHKQTRRRNHHQHQQNRGRRRTGNQLILAFKEMLSGSLSFWCISCVHMMIEIIVTLTHNCGVGVETGGVKLYNFGQQLFVKITDIPGMKADASRILKWTKCAGADLVDKIVRSVKWVKTAALSCFRLFCALVILGSQWAKGVLVRLGGERGKRYWTACQESKFWKRVVSLLERVRSRFRRDSHVPPSMPESPGRAGRGHSGQELERLLALAEVPEDELDPFTVLGVEVHATEAELKKAYRQLAVQVHPDKNKHPRAGEAFKVLRAAWDIVSNPETRREYELKRMAATELSKSMNEFLTKLQDDLKEAMNTMMCTKCEGKHKRFEMDREPAEARFCAECNRCHSAEEGDLWAESSMLGLRITYFACMDGKVYDITEWAGCQRIGISPDTHRVPYHISFGSKNNSNATRHRMPSEHATGPTNPADLQDFFNRIFKGGPSNDMAANGGFFPSGPPHHHPPGAGAPPFSPPPGQTGFHMPGSHRPESSETWAESGKPPRRRKKVRKPFQR, from the exons ATGGAGAGGGAAGCAGCCGAGAAGGAGATGGATGGCGTTACAGACACTGACGAGGAGATCCCTGATGGTGATTCCACCTTAGTGACCAAATCTAGTCAGTGTGAGACAAGAGAGACTGATGATGACTCCGAGCAGGAGGACAAAACAGCCTGTCTCAAATCTCAGGACACCCCAAACCCAGCCACTCCACAAGACTCTGGACTTGGTGAAACAGAATATTGTGGATCTACAGAGGCCAAAGAGGAAACTGAGGAGGCATCAGATGGGTTCGAGCATGACAGCGCTGCAGATCACGAAAACTCGCAATTTATAAGTCAAGAAGAGGATGAAACTGTGAGGGAGCAGCACATGAATGGAGAGTCTGGTTGGAGGAATGTGGGAAGTGGCCGGAGGTTCAGACTGAAGAGCAGCGGTTCTTTTTCCGAGCAGAGCAGTCAAAGTGCTGTTGCCTCCATTCAAAAAGGCAATGTTCTGTCCAGTGGTGGCCGGCACAAGCAGACCCGCAGACGTAACCACCACCAACATCAGCAGAATCGGGGCCGCCGGCGGACAGGCAACCAACTCATCTTAGCTTTCAAGGAGATGCTGTCAGGGTCTCTCAGTTTCTGGTGCATCTCCTGTGTCCACATGATGATTGAGATTATTGTCACATTAACTCACAATTGTGGAGTCGGTGTGGAGACAGGAGGGGTGAAACTTTACAACTTTGGGCAGCAGCTCTTTGTAAAGATCACAGATATACCGGGGATGAAGGCGGACGCTAGTCGGATTCTGAAATGGACTAAATGCGCAGGAGCAGACCTGGTTGATAAAATTGTTAGGTCAGTGAAGTGGGTAAAGACAGCTGCCTTATCTTGTTTCAGACTTTTCTGTGCTTTGGTTATTCTCGGGTCCCAGTGGGCGAAGGGTGTGTTGGTCCGACTTGGTGGAGAGCGGGGAAAACGCTACTGGACAGCTTGTCAGGAGTCGAAGTTTTGGAAGAGGGTGGTGTCCCTGCTGGAGAGAGTTCGAAGTCGATTCAGGAGGGATAGCCATGTACCTCCATCCATGCCTGAGTCACCCGGCAGAGCAGGGAGGGGCCATTCAGGTCAGGAGCTGGAGAGATTGCTGGCATTGGCTGAGGTACCAGAGGACGAGCTCGACCCCTTTACAGTGCTCGGTGTGGAGGTGCATGCCActgaggctgagctgaagaaggcCTACAGACAGCTGGCTGTCCAG GTTCATCCAGACAAGAATAAACACCCACGAGCTGGAGAGGCGTTCAAAGTACTGAGGGCTGCCTGGGATATTGTCAGTAACCCAGAAACACGACGAGAGTATGAGTT GAAACGCATGGCAGCAACTGAGCTCTCAAAGTCCATGAATGAGTTTCTCACTAAACTGCAGGATGACCTGAAGGAAGCCATGAATACCATGATGTGTACCAAGTGTGAAGGCAAACACAA acGGTTCGAGATGGATCGTGAACCTGCTGAGGCCCGGTTCTGTGCTGAATGCAACCGTTGCCATAGTGCTGAGGAGGGGGACCTGTGGGCCGAGTCCAGCATGTTGGGCCTACGCATCACATACTTTGCCTGTATGGATGGCAAAGTCTATGATATTACAG AGTGGGCAGGTTGCCAAAGAATAGGCATTTCTCCTGACACACACCGTGTGCCCTATCACATCTCCTTTGGTTCAAAGAACAACAGCAACGCTACACGACACAG GATGCCCTCAGAGCACGCCACAGGTCCAACCAACCCCGCCGATTTGCAGGACTTCTTCAACCGCATCTTCAAAGGAGGACCTTCTAATGACATGGCTGCCAATGGGGGCTTCTTCCCCTCAGGTCCGCCTCATCATCACCCACCTGGTGCTGGAGCGCCCCCGTTCTCCCCTCCCCCAGGCCAGACAGGTTTCCACATGCCAGGGAGTCACCGGCCAGAGTCCAGTGAGACGTGGGCTGAAAGCGGCAAACCCcccaggaggaggaagaaggtcCGGAAGCCTTTCCAGAGGTGA